Proteins found in one Sporosarcina sp. FSL K6-3457 genomic segment:
- a CDS encoding ASCH domain-containing protein, producing MTTFPEKTCSIERLVTIPEDVQKVLNGQKTATRRNGVYAYPGEIMVLDGKEFKVDALYTQTLGELTDEHAQQEGYADVEAYKQSMMSMHAHAKMPWLPTMSVWVHEYSPVEK from the coding sequence ATGACTACTTTTCCTGAAAAAACATGCTCGATTGAACGACTAGTAACGATTCCAGAAGATGTTCAAAAAGTATTGAACGGTCAAAAAACGGCTACGCGCCGCAATGGTGTTTACGCGTATCCTGGAGAAATTATGGTGCTGGATGGTAAAGAGTTTAAAGTAGATGCACTTTATACACAAACACTTGGTGAATTAACGGATGAACATGCACAGCAAGAGGGCTATGCCGACGTAGAAGCGTACAAGCAATCGATGATGTCTATGCATGCACATGCGAAAATGCCTTGGCTTCCAACGATGAGTGTTTGGGTACATGAATACAGTCCGGTAGAGAAGTAA
- a CDS encoding DUF2269 family protein has translation MKPEIYGIFVFLHVLSAVISIGPLTLLMPVIKRLHGVEASIEQAYLSVIKVVIRIVMHAGHVLVVSGVLLLILGPYPWTTSWVILTLVILLLSGVFLSKGFTVVLRRFHNPDADKNDILKRLMITSWIYLGLMLIMLWLMVQKPMFW, from the coding sequence ATGAAACCGGAAATCTACGGAATATTTGTTTTTTTACATGTGCTGAGTGCAGTCATATCCATCGGTCCGTTAACTCTTTTGATGCCAGTCATTAAGCGATTACACGGTGTTGAGGCTAGCATAGAACAAGCATATTTATCCGTTATTAAGGTTGTCATTCGAATCGTTATGCATGCAGGACATGTCCTTGTAGTTAGTGGCGTCTTGCTGCTAATTCTTGGACCTTACCCATGGACGACATCATGGGTAATCCTAACGCTTGTCATTTTACTTTTATCAGGTGTTTTCTTATCGAAAGGTTTTACCGTTGTATTACGTCGGTTTCATAATCCTGATGCCGACAAAAATGATATTCTCAAACGGTTGATGATAACGTCATGGATCTATCTCGGCTTAATGCTTATCATGCTATGGCTGATGGTGCAAAAACCGATGTTTTGGTGA
- a CDS encoding RNA polymerase sigma factor produces the protein MEQSNESIYLEHSDRIYRYIFLQVRQKELAEDLTQETFYRAFNNRQSFKQQASLSTWLLKIARNATYDYFRRKRIIQFLSFGKEEIVDTRSSSPEDELIRNDETERLYRALANLKKDYRDVLLLRKINESSIKETAYILGWTETKVKSTMARAFAALKKEMLEREGRTDE, from the coding sequence GTGGAGCAAAGTAACGAGTCCATTTATCTTGAGCATAGTGATCGTATTTATCGGTATATATTTTTACAAGTTCGTCAGAAAGAGCTGGCGGAAGATTTGACGCAAGAGACATTTTATCGGGCATTTAACAATCGGCAATCATTTAAGCAACAAGCGAGTCTGTCGACATGGCTTCTGAAAATAGCGAGAAATGCGACATACGATTATTTTAGACGAAAGAGGATCATTCAGTTTTTAAGTTTTGGGAAAGAGGAGATTGTGGATACGCGCAGTTCTTCTCCAGAGGATGAATTAATAAGAAACGATGAGACAGAACGATTATATCGTGCGTTGGCGAACTTAAAGAAAGATTATCGTGATGTCCTTCTTTTACGCAAAATCAACGAAAGCTCGATTAAAGAAACAGCGTATATATTGGGCTGGACGGAAACAAAAGTGAAATCGACAATGGCACGGGCATTTGCTGCACTGAAAAAAGAAATGCTGGAACGGGAGGGAAGGACCGATGAGTGA
- the lepB gene encoding signal peptidase I: MSDFDEYDVEFDRLKDVKRSDAARIASLRKIKARDKSKKLSVIPLIISSIIVAVVALFIVLTLNEHTLDVTKEKSIIDNQTVAEIPIVEVTPSLFTVEYGVDNMDRGNHDYETIGTDKRIVIDPEALDFKRGDVVYFKAPVYSNGSLAEYQISRVVGLPGEKIEIKKGQVFINDQKLEAFYSNPTVRGMLMQEYLEVVNPQNSMMTEEDFQEDMESISVSEGSVFVLGDQWWRSIDSRHFGPISLSDVEGKVLGYEGLK, encoded by the coding sequence ATGAGTGACTTCGATGAATATGATGTGGAGTTTGACAGGCTGAAGGACGTTAAGAGAAGCGATGCGGCACGAATAGCTAGTTTGAGGAAAATCAAGGCTCGTGACAAGAGTAAGAAGTTGAGTGTGATTCCACTGATTATATCTAGCATCATTGTTGCAGTAGTAGCTTTATTTATAGTGTTGACGTTGAATGAACATACCCTAGATGTTACAAAGGAAAAATCGATTATTGATAATCAAACAGTCGCAGAGATTCCCATTGTTGAAGTGACGCCAAGTCTTTTCACGGTTGAATATGGTGTAGATAATATGGATCGAGGCAATCATGATTATGAAACCATCGGCACTGATAAACGAATTGTAATAGACCCTGAAGCGTTAGACTTTAAGCGAGGGGATGTCGTCTACTTTAAAGCACCAGTGTATTCGAATGGCAGTCTGGCAGAATATCAAATATCACGAGTTGTCGGGTTACCGGGGGAGAAAATAGAAATCAAAAAAGGGCAAGTCTTTATTAATGATCAAAAACTCGAAGCTTTTTACTCAAATCCAACTGTGCGAGGAATGCTGATGCAAGAGTATTTGGAAGTAGTTAATCCTCAAAACTCAATGATGACTGAAGAAGATTTTCAAGAAGATATGGAGTCTATTTCGGTATCTGAAGGCTCGGTATTTGTTTTAGGGGATCAATGGTGGAGAAGTATAGATAGCCGTCACTTTGGGCCAATATCTTTGAGTGACGTTGAGGGGAAAGTGCTAGGGTATGAAGGACTTAAATAA
- a CDS encoding DUF6176 family protein codes for MKVELTRYRVQHGKSERVDEWLDFLNHHIDEVLVTLEGEKMYVETIFRERLGGEEFLYWYSVQGDGGQEVEDSEHWIDKKHLAYWRECIDSSFKPIDLLTEVVMIPSHIKKCFLSSEI; via the coding sequence ATGAAGGTTGAACTAACACGATATAGGGTTCAGCACGGGAAATCAGAACGGGTAGATGAGTGGCTAGATTTTTTGAATCACCACATTGATGAAGTGTTAGTCACCTTGGAAGGCGAAAAGATGTATGTCGAAACGATATTTAGGGAACGTCTTGGGGGTGAAGAATTTCTCTATTGGTATTCTGTGCAAGGTGATGGAGGTCAAGAGGTGGAGGATTCTGAGCACTGGATTGATAAAAAGCATCTGGCGTACTGGCGGGAATGTATTGATTCTTCATTCAAACCAATTGATCTGTTGACGGAGGTTGTCATGATTCCAAGTCATATAAAAAAATGCTTCCTTTCTTCCGAAATTTAA